Part of the Labrenzia sp. PHM005 genome is shown below.
CTCCTCAACGAGTTGATCAAACCCTTCATTCTCCGGCTTGGTGACAACGGCAAGATCCAGCAAGCCATCCGTGAGGCTTGCTTTTGGCGCAACTTCGAAACCACCACCAGCATACTTGCTGTTGCCAATGGTAATGACGAGCACCTCTCCATCCTCGGTTTGCCCGTCCGGAAGCGAGATCCGGGCACTATAAGGCTGAAGTTGGGTGGCTTTGATCAGCCCCATTATCGAATAGGCCGCGCCACCCAAAAGGCGTTTGAGTTCAACAGGTGTTGTCGACGTGATTTCCGCGCCAATGCCACCGCTGGCGACATTCACGAAATGACGGTCATTGACCACTCCGACATCAATTAGGTGTTCGCCGCCGGAAACCGCCAAACGCAGGGCGCTGGTTAAATCATTGCTCGGTATACCCACGCCTCTTGCAAAATCATTTGCCGTCCCAAGAGGCAGCAGCGCTAACGCGA
Proteins encoded:
- the yegS gene encoding lipid kinase YegS, with the translated sequence MSKSVLLLNKKHCMREDLTVAIKQVRAEGYDLDISIPWDINDIGKLFDDAMEKGASRILTAGGDGSLNGITNLILDRGAEREVALALLPLGTANDFARGVGIPSNDLTSALRLAVSGGEHLIDVGVVNDRHFVNVASGGIGAEITSTTPVELKRLLGGAAYSIMGLIKATQLQPYSARISLPDGQTEDGEVLVITIGNSKYAGGGFEVAPKASLTDGLLDLAVVTKPENEGFDQLVEELNDPFNEDNRSLHYRQLAEFVIETKQPLPLNLDGEPMLETRFEFGIKPKILRMVLQNVF